From a region of the Ignavibacteria bacterium genome:
- a CDS encoding alpha/beta fold hydrolase, protein MKKLVFILLITIVSTSLFSQNITRKAFIGIRVAEINDSIKTSLNLSSKEGVLVTSVTANSTSDAAGLKVNDVVQKVNDVNTYTVKAYRDAVKNFRENDKVKFNVLRSSESLVLNAPAVGIPYEKSDKYDVIYDEVKFKDGYLRIITTKPKSAGKFKTVLFIPGYMCYSLDNLGKHPYGQFVDKLSERGYAVVRVEKSGMGDCVNTPDCFDIGYATELDGFETGFQKILDYDFVDKDNVFIFGHSLGGYQAPMIDKNRIAKGVIVCGTGLKTWYEYILEMFRFQNPIMGVDYVENEKVVSKMINILYDYLVMKKHPKDVAINDEIKTMMKDYLEFDGGDMVWSRNYKFWQELQDLNMPQVWKDVKANVLVIRGEGDFEAFTNEEHQDIVKIVNTYNPGKGKFLLIPNMDHGFAKSKNPEDSFNNRTQPGYYANNFNDAIIDEVSNWIESLK, encoded by the coding sequence ATGAAAAAATTAGTTTTTATACTTTTAATAACAATTGTTTCAACTTCTCTCTTCTCTCAGAATATAACCCGCAAAGCTTTTATCGGTATCAGAGTCGCTGAAATAAATGATTCTATTAAAACATCATTAAACCTATCGTCCAAAGAAGGTGTGCTCGTTACCTCGGTTACAGCAAACTCTACCTCTGATGCAGCAGGTTTAAAAGTAAACGATGTTGTACAAAAAGTTAACGATGTAAATACTTATACTGTTAAAGCGTACAGAGACGCAGTTAAGAATTTTAGAGAAAATGACAAGGTTAAGTTCAATGTTCTTCGTAGTTCAGAATCTCTTGTCTTGAATGCACCTGCTGTGGGAATACCTTACGAGAAGTCGGATAAATATGATGTAATCTACGATGAGGTAAAATTCAAAGATGGTTACCTTAGAATAATTACAACTAAACCTAAATCGGCAGGTAAGTTCAAAACTGTTCTTTTTATACCCGGGTATATGTGCTATTCTCTCGACAATCTTGGCAAGCATCCTTACGGTCAGTTCGTGGATAAGTTAAGCGAAAGGGGATATGCAGTTGTGCGTGTTGAAAAATCCGGCATGGGTGACTGCGTTAATACTCCTGATTGCTTCGATATCGGCTATGCAACAGAACTTGATGGTTTCGAAACCGGTTTCCAAAAAATACTTGATTATGATTTCGTTGATAAAGATAACGTCTTCATATTCGGCCATTCTCTCGGCGGATATCAGGCGCCAATGATTGATAAAAACAGAATTGCTAAGGGTGTTATTGTTTGCGGTACGGGTTTAAAGACATGGTATGAATACATACTCGAAATGTTCAGGTTTCAGAATCCTATTATGGGAGTTGACTATGTAGAGAATGAAAAAGTTGTGTCCAAAATGATTAACATACTTTATGATTATCTTGTAATGAAAAAACATCCTAAAGATGTAGCCATTAACGATGAAATTAAAACTATGATGAAAGATTATCTGGAGTTTGACGGAGGAGATATGGTTTGGTCACGAAACTACAAGTTCTGGCAGGAATTGCAGGACTTGAATATGCCGCAGGTATGGAAAGATGTTAAAGCTAATGTTCTTGTTATTAGAGGTGAAGGGGATTTCGAAGCATTTACAAATGAAGAGCATCAGGATATAGTAAAAATTGTGAATACATACAATCCGGGAAAAGGTAAATTTCTCCTGATTCCGAATATGGATCATGGGTTCGCTAAATCAAAAAACCCGGAAGACAGCTTTAATAACAGGACGCAGCCGGGTTACTATGCTAATAATTTTAATGACGCTATTATTGACGAGGTCTCTAACTGGATTGAAAGCCTTAAATAA
- a CDS encoding succinylglutamate desuccinylase/aspartoacylase family protein — protein sequence MKILLLFVLIITISPFTLQAQSSINRRTEHFIIDSYIGEEKEYMTPYYILRTEKEYPKILIDAGIHGDEVAGIYACDTVMKYINVLEGTVGFIPRVNMAAYQQNVRGVNIDLNQVFPGAENGTIYEENLAYDFMKFVEEFKPDYVINLHEAWTKFDEKWYNRQKDKSFGQTFITNSETHADFLIRSHLNVNKQINNPEYKFRIQYFPYKANHSMDNIIEKLKIPSYTVETLRILPLEERINYQIICILTFIEEAGIKFTYDR from the coding sequence ATGAAAATATTATTACTTTTTGTTTTAATAATTACAATAAGTCCGTTTACACTACAAGCGCAATCGTCCATCAACCGCAGAACTGAACATTTCATTATTGACTCTTATATTGGAGAAGAGAAAGAGTACATGACACCTTATTACATACTCAGGACTGAGAAAGAATACCCTAAAATACTTATAGACGCCGGAATACACGGTGACGAAGTTGCCGGGATTTATGCATGCGATACTGTGATGAAGTACATTAATGTACTTGAAGGAACGGTCGGTTTTATACCACGCGTTAATATGGCGGCATACCAGCAAAACGTAAGAGGTGTTAATATTGACCTTAATCAGGTTTTCCCGGGAGCTGAAAACGGTACTATTTATGAAGAAAATCTTGCTTATGATTTTATGAAATTTGTTGAAGAGTTCAAGCCGGATTATGTAATAAACCTTCACGAAGCATGGACTAAATTCGATGAAAAATGGTATAACAGGCAGAAAGACAAGTCATTCGGACAGACATTTATAACGAACTCAGAGACGCACGCGGATTTTTTAATTAGAAGTCATCTAAACGTAAACAAACAAATAAATAATCCGGAATACAAGTTCCGCATACAATACTTTCCCTACAAGGCTAATCATTCTATGGACAACATAATTGAAAAGCTTAAAATACCATCTTACACAGTAGAGACACTCAGGATACTACCGCTTGAAGAAAGAATAAATTATCAGATAATCTGCATACTTACATTTATAGAAGAAGCAGGTATAAAGTTTACTTACGACAGATAA
- a CDS encoding glycosyltransferase family 2 protein yields the protein MTDKLTIIIPFYNEETALKVLIPSLIQFSDVNKCKIVMVNDGSDDNSDSVIKSFNFTDDFIFIRHKMNRGYGAALKSGIEKCETEYVITFDADGQHSLDDVIVLYNKIISEDADLVIGSRINNDNTEKTKRFGKFIIRNLSKILIQNKITDLNAGMKIMRTNLAKKYIRICPDTFSFSDVITLIFISEKNEVLEVPVKVLPRVNGKSKITINTAFDTVMEIINITVLFNPLRVFLPLSLMFLILGIIWSFKIVLDGKGVSVGGSLLIVMGILSLLMGLIAEQLSFIKKRLM from the coding sequence ATGACCGATAAATTAACAATCATAATACCATTTTATAACGAAGAAACTGCTTTGAAGGTATTAATTCCTTCTTTGATTCAGTTTTCAGACGTTAATAAATGTAAAATTGTAATGGTAAATGATGGCTCTGATGACAATTCAGATTCTGTCATTAAATCATTTAATTTTACGGATGATTTCATATTTATCAGGCACAAAATGAACCGCGGATACGGTGCTGCTCTTAAATCGGGTATCGAGAAATGCGAGACTGAATACGTTATTACTTTCGATGCCGACGGACAGCATTCACTCGATGATGTAATAGTCCTCTACAATAAAATCATTTCAGAGGATGCCGACTTGGTAATAGGTTCGCGTATTAACAATGATAATACTGAAAAAACCAAGAGGTTCGGAAAGTTTATCATCAGAAATCTTTCTAAAATTTTGATTCAGAACAAGATTACTGACCTCAATGCCGGTATGAAAATTATGAGGACAAATCTTGCAAAGAAATACATTCGTATATGTCCTGATACATTTTCTTTCAGCGATGTTATAACCCTGATTTTCATTTCCGAAAAGAATGAGGTTCTTGAAGTGCCGGTAAAAGTTCTTCCGCGAGTAAACGGTAAGAGTAAAATTACAATAAATACTGCTTTTGATACCGTTATGGAGATTATTAATATTACTGTCCTTTTTAATCCACTGAGGGTTTTCCTGCCATTATCTTTGATGTTCCTCATCCTTGGTATAATCTGGTCGTTTAAAATCGTTCTTGACGGTAAAGGCGTCAGTGTCGGAGGTAGTCTGTTGATTGTTATGGGTATTCTTAGTCTTTTAATGGGGCTAATCGCGGAGCAGCTATCATTCATTAAGAAAAGATTGATGTAG
- a CDS encoding phospholipid carrier-dependent glycosyltransferase produces MGKFSLRNWLLIIFFLAFSLRMIYMLVPHVNYFNDKLPVKFLAEEQISDDRTYTQLAYGVLKYGYPAKKDQFSMYAGFLYPYIVAVNLSFSNNYIYLFIFQIILASLTSVLISLIAYRLTGNLNVAVLAGLLYALYYPNFIFPARVLTETSFTFLVVLAFFFLQKGISEKRVTQLFVFGALLSVAALMKSMLFYVFFFIYFYLVFRAFVKKDVSKYVTALILLFFVIQSPYYIVSYLNTNKLIVGSSNGWYMILTGTYLPLKGDEPKDPEYDIFTDHPVGKVYKLELEQGWNEFQMDSAFTALGKKQLIDNFTNHPFESIEVMSIQLSRFWFHMPYYIRPIPGKGTIVAAVYKLILTVFMFIGFYWFALKKKDNFSQITFFFLIIYSSLHMLVFSSLRYSAPLIPFMILFASVGIYYSNALKGLGFFKTND; encoded by the coding sequence ATGGGGAAATTTTCCTTGCGTAATTGGCTCCTGATAATTTTCTTCCTGGCGTTTTCTTTACGGATGATATACATGCTCGTCCCGCACGTTAATTACTTTAATGATAAGCTGCCTGTGAAGTTTCTTGCTGAAGAGCAAATATCTGACGATAGAACTTATACTCAGCTTGCTTATGGAGTCCTGAAGTACGGTTATCCTGCTAAGAAGGACCAGTTCAGCATGTATGCCGGATTTTTGTATCCTTATATTGTTGCTGTAAACCTCTCATTTTCGAACAACTATATTTACCTCTTTATTTTTCAGATTATTCTTGCTTCTTTAACATCGGTTCTTATTTCTCTTATCGCTTACAGATTAACGGGCAATCTAAATGTTGCAGTACTCGCCGGATTGCTCTATGCATTATACTATCCGAACTTCATTTTTCCTGCTCGAGTGCTGACGGAAACTTCATTCACATTCTTAGTAGTTCTTGCATTCTTCTTTCTCCAGAAAGGAATAAGTGAAAAAAGAGTAACGCAGTTGTTCGTTTTTGGTGCTTTGCTGTCTGTTGCAGCTTTGATGAAATCGATGTTGTTCTATGTTTTCTTCTTTATTTATTTTTACCTTGTTTTCAGAGCATTCGTAAAAAAAGATGTGAGTAAATATGTGACTGCTTTAATTCTTTTATTCTTCGTTATTCAATCCCCTTATTACATAGTCTCTTATCTAAATACTAATAAACTTATTGTGGGATCATCAAACGGCTGGTACATGATTCTTACGGGTACTTATCTGCCCCTGAAAGGTGATGAACCAAAAGACCCTGAATATGACATATTCACAGACCATCCGGTAGGAAAAGTTTATAAACTGGAACTCGAACAAGGCTGGAACGAATTTCAAATGGACTCAGCTTTTACTGCACTCGGTAAAAAACAGCTCATTGATAATTTCACAAATCATCCGTTTGAATCTATAGAGGTCATGTCCATTCAGTTATCTCGCTTCTGGTTTCACATGCCTTATTATATACGTCCAATACCGGGGAAGGGTACTATCGTTGCTGCTGTTTATAAACTCATCCTGACTGTGTTTATGTTCATCGGGTTCTATTGGTTTGCACTGAAAAAGAAAGATAACTTTTCTCAGATTACATTTTTCTTCTTGATTATTTACTCATCTCTTCACATGCTTGTCTTTTCTTCTCTGCGGTATTCTGCTCCGCTTATTCCATTTATGATTCTTTTTGCGTCTGTGGGAATCTATTATTCAAACGCCTTGAAAGGTCTTGGATTTTTTAAAACAAATGATTAA
- a CDS encoding tetratricopeptide repeat protein, giving the protein MPNISKALLLGIVITAIMLTVYSCSKKKQTENLVQDRQEIDVRRPVRDSTDIYGKGYFDYRDTIESFHMGYSIPRDSAYKVQNLKAFEELNLLIAADSMNPGPYLDRANHLQNIHKYREAIKDYDRYIQLNPYNHSAYQNRGTAQERLKQYNKALWDYQMVLFLKPDDTIANFNKGVVYDALNETWQAIKEYDTVIVKDSKLAKAYYNRGAAFERVEKYDEAIEDFIKATQLNPQYKDELDKKIDYLNYTYK; this is encoded by the coding sequence ATGCCAAACATTTCAAAGGCTTTATTATTGGGGATAGTAATTACTGCAATCATGCTGACGGTTTATTCCTGCAGCAAGAAAAAGCAAACCGAAAATTTAGTTCAGGACAGACAAGAAATAGATGTAAGAAGACCTGTAAGGGACAGTACGGATATTTACGGAAAAGGATATTTTGATTACAGAGATACGATAGAAAGTTTTCATATGGGATATTCAATACCGAGAGATAGTGCTTACAAGGTACAAAACCTGAAAGCATTTGAAGAATTAAACCTGCTTATTGCCGCTGACAGTATGAATCCGGGTCCATATCTTGACAGAGCAAATCATTTGCAAAACATACACAAATACAGAGAGGCTATAAAAGATTACGACAGGTATATACAGCTGAATCCTTATAATCACTCCGCATACCAGAACCGAGGGACAGCGCAGGAGAGACTGAAGCAATACAACAAAGCCCTATGGGATTATCAGATGGTATTATTCTTAAAGCCAGACGATACTATTGCTAATTTCAACAAGGGTGTTGTTTACGATGCATTGAATGAGACATGGCAAGCAATAAAAGAATATGATACAGTTATTGTAAAAGATTCAAAACTAGCCAAAGCATATTACAACAGAGGAGCTGCATTTGAAAGAGTAGAAAAATATGACGAGGCGATTGAAGATTTCATAAAAGCAACACAGTTAAACCCTCAATATAAAGACGAACTTGATAAAAAAATAGATTACCTGAATTATACGTATAAATAG
- a CDS encoding D-cysteine desulfhydrase family protein, translated as MKNNNKLHYSILPTPLHKLENLSKKFNTNIFCKRDDLTGFAFGGNKTRKLDYLIYEAIQNGADTIIAVGAYQSNFCRIASAYGAATGLEVRLVLGGVKPERATGNLLLDNLFGAQIHDVESFEWDDWEKEADVLMKKLEHSGKKVYKMPIGGSTSTGAKGYIDCMREIKEFSEKENIYFKNIFHATGSAGTQSGLVLGKSYTGYDARINGIAITKNAKQIAAEVEALCAEAESKIETGYRKEDIVVDDTYIGDAYGAETKEANEAISLFATNEGILLDRVYSGKAAAGMIDYIRKGKFNSGENLLYIHTGGNIQLFK; from the coding sequence ATGAAAAATAATAATAAACTGCATTACTCAATACTTCCAACTCCGCTGCATAAACTTGAAAATCTTTCTAAGAAATTTAATACAAACATATTTTGTAAGCGGGATGACCTTACCGGATTTGCGTTCGGAGGGAACAAGACGAGAAAGCTTGATTACCTGATTTATGAGGCAATACAAAACGGAGCTGATACCATAATAGCAGTAGGTGCTTATCAATCGAACTTTTGCAGAATTGCCTCGGCATACGGAGCAGCGACGGGACTTGAGGTAAGGCTTGTTTTAGGCGGAGTAAAACCAGAAAGAGCAACAGGAAATTTGCTACTTGACAATCTTTTCGGGGCTCAGATACATGATGTAGAATCGTTTGAATGGGATGACTGGGAAAAAGAAGCAGATGTCCTGATGAAAAAGCTTGAACATTCAGGGAAGAAAGTTTATAAGATGCCTATAGGAGGTTCAACAAGCACGGGTGCAAAAGGTTATATTGACTGTATGAGAGAAATAAAAGAATTTTCAGAAAAAGAGAATATATATTTTAAGAACATATTTCATGCAACTGGTTCAGCGGGAACTCAGTCGGGATTGGTATTAGGAAAAAGTTACACGGGTTATGATGCAAGGATAAACGGAATAGCTATTACAAAAAATGCGAAACAAATTGCAGCCGAAGTAGAAGCATTATGCGCTGAGGCTGAGAGTAAGATTGAAACAGGATACAGAAAGGAAGATATCGTTGTCGATGACACATACATAGGTGATGCGTACGGTGCGGAGACTAAAGAAGCAAATGAAGCAATATCATTATTTGCAACGAACGAAGGAATACTCCTTGACAGAGTATATTCGGGTAAGGCTGCTGCAGGAATGATAGATTACATAAGAAAAGGAAAATTTAACAGCGGAGAAAATTTGCTGTATATACATACGGGCGGCAACATACAGTTATTCAAATGA
- a CDS encoding S-adenosylmethionine:tRNA ribosyltransferase-isomerase: MDKRINIEEYNYELPEERIAQKPLPERAASKLLFYDKGNITEKTFRDINECLPNNSFMIFNNTKVINARIFFKKETGAKIEIFCLEPIGKGIEKAFESMNESEWNCLVGNASKWRDEILVKDFTIDNKAVQLYAEKTRKDTDGFSIKFKWEGGYSFSEVMSNAGTTPLPPYIKRKAEISDGERYQTVFADTEGSVAAPTAGLHFTKEVLNGLNERNICFDFITLNVGAGTFKPMKTNDVYEHRMHKEIFTVRKSFLENLLNNNHKKKIAIGTTSVRTLESLYWLGVFTEKDGFNIKQWEVYEFMSKDLPEPEQAIKNLIKRLDKSGTDTIEGSTSLMIIPGYKFKLVDILVTNFHLPTSTLLLLVSAFTGPDWKKIYEYALNNDFRFLSYGDSSIIIPKD, encoded by the coding sequence TTGGATAAGAGAATAAATATTGAGGAATACAATTACGAGCTACCGGAAGAAAGGATAGCTCAGAAACCCTTACCAGAAAGGGCTGCATCAAAACTTTTATTCTATGACAAAGGAAATATAACCGAGAAAACATTCAGAGATATTAATGAATGCCTGCCAAATAATTCCTTTATGATATTCAACAATACAAAAGTAATAAATGCGAGAATTTTCTTTAAAAAAGAGACCGGGGCAAAGATAGAAATATTCTGTTTAGAACCGATTGGGAAGGGAATTGAGAAAGCTTTCGAAAGCATGAATGAATCAGAATGGAACTGTTTAGTAGGAAATGCAAGCAAATGGAGGGATGAAATACTCGTAAAAGATTTCACTATAGATAACAAAGCTGTGCAACTATATGCAGAAAAGACAAGAAAAGATACAGATGGATTCAGTATAAAGTTCAAGTGGGAGGGAGGGTACAGTTTTTCAGAGGTAATGAGCAATGCAGGAACCACTCCCCTTCCGCCATACATTAAAAGAAAAGCTGAAATATCAGACGGTGAAAGATACCAAACAGTTTTTGCAGACACAGAAGGTTCAGTAGCTGCTCCAACAGCAGGACTGCACTTCACAAAAGAGGTATTAAACGGATTGAATGAGAGAAATATTTGCTTTGATTTTATAACATTGAATGTTGGTGCAGGAACTTTCAAACCCATGAAAACCAATGACGTGTATGAACACAGAATGCACAAAGAAATTTTCACAGTAAGAAAGAGTTTTCTGGAGAACCTGCTTAACAACAATCATAAAAAGAAAATTGCGATCGGGACAACGAGTGTAAGAACGCTTGAGAGTCTGTACTGGCTTGGTGTATTTACTGAAAAAGATGGGTTTAATATAAAGCAATGGGAAGTGTATGAATTTATGAGCAAGGATTTACCGGAACCTGAGCAAGCGATTAAGAATCTTATAAAAAGGCTGGATAAGAGTGGAACTGATACAATAGAAGGAAGTACAAGTCTTATGATAATACCAGGTTATAAGTTCAAACTCGTTGATATACTTGTTACAAATTTTCATTTACCGACTTCGACATTGCTTTTACTTGTTTCGGCGTTTACTGGACCAGATTGGAAAAAGATATATGAATATGCTTTGAATAATGATTTTAGATTTTTAAGTTACGGAGATTCGTCAATAATAATACCGAAAGATTAA
- the malQ gene encoding 4-alpha-glucanotransferase produces the protein MEQRKMIDYSFLKESKTADKWEKIGFNRRAGVAVPLFSVKSKKSIGIGEIPDIKLIVQWCVQTGNTILQLLPLNDTGYDYAPYNCVSSFALDPMYISLQSLKEVNLVPFKRDIRELRQKFSNTNNKVNYAIKQNKIELLWRIYKRSYTKGIRRFDKYVEGNKYWIEDYAVYKVLKHINGNETWESWDEHYRLRDADRIKEFEKENFEKIHFHYWVQWQLYEQFKSAKKYAAEKGVLIMGDIPFLVSRDSCDVWSRRNYFELSLQSGAPPDMYFANGQRWGMPPYNRATLESDGHKYFTDRLMYAENFYDMYRIDHFVGFFRVWTIDRMQPEETGGLNGKFSPEDANVWEESGKKILDSIVYKSRLLPCAEDLGTVPECSARVLWEYGIPGMDVQRWIKDANDFIPREKFRWLTAATVSTHDSSSLIEWWHNEAGTIDGLLFERLLKNKGFDTEQINEVKVKLFDLENSNYNRLYWKQEIKTREKFLDILGLKTENNWDLVILYDESYGEKEKFVKRVFSSEKEMNFFRENGKVTTDFIRKILNFVCGTDSIFCIHLLQEYLCLDENFLRIAEERSIRINFPGVVNDENWTAVLPFKLEKICRLNINKEIYEMNSKFDRV, from the coding sequence TTGGAACAGAGAAAAATGATAGATTATAGTTTTTTGAAAGAAAGCAAGACTGCTGATAAATGGGAAAAAATTGGTTTTAATAGGCGAGCAGGTGTTGCAGTTCCGTTATTTTCAGTAAAATCAAAGAAAAGCATTGGCATAGGCGAGATACCCGATATAAAACTGATAGTGCAATGGTGCGTACAGACAGGGAATACAATACTTCAGTTATTACCGCTGAATGATACCGGGTATGACTATGCACCTTATAACTGTGTTTCCTCTTTTGCGTTAGATCCGATGTACATATCATTACAATCACTAAAGGAAGTTAACTTAGTACCTTTCAAAAGGGATATAAGAGAATTAAGGCAAAAATTCAGCAATACAAACAACAAGGTCAACTACGCAATCAAGCAGAACAAGATAGAGCTTTTATGGAGGATATACAAACGTTCATACACAAAGGGAATAAGGAGGTTTGATAAATACGTAGAAGGAAACAAGTACTGGATTGAAGATTATGCGGTATATAAAGTACTTAAACATATAAACGGAAACGAAACATGGGAAAGCTGGGATGAGCATTACAGGTTAAGGGATGCAGACCGGATAAAAGAATTTGAGAAAGAAAACTTTGAGAAGATACATTTTCATTACTGGGTACAATGGCAACTATATGAGCAGTTTAAGAGTGCTAAGAAATACGCTGCTGAAAAAGGCGTATTGATAATGGGAGATATACCATTTCTGGTAAGCCGCGACAGCTGTGATGTGTGGTCGAGAAGGAATTACTTTGAGCTTAGTTTACAATCGGGAGCCCCGCCCGATATGTATTTTGCCAACGGACAACGATGGGGTATGCCGCCGTATAACAGGGCAACATTAGAAAGTGACGGACATAAATATTTCACAGACAGGCTAATGTATGCAGAAAACTTTTATGACATGTACAGGATTGATCATTTTGTAGGATTTTTCAGGGTATGGACGATAGACAGAATGCAACCTGAAGAAACGGGGGGATTGAACGGTAAATTTTCTCCGGAGGATGCAAACGTATGGGAAGAGTCAGGAAAGAAGATACTTGATTCAATAGTTTATAAATCAAGATTACTTCCATGTGCAGAAGACCTCGGAACGGTACCTGAATGTTCAGCGCGTGTTCTTTGGGAATACGGAATACCCGGAATGGATGTACAAAGATGGATAAAAGATGCGAATGATTTCATCCCGAGAGAGAAATTCCGCTGGCTGACAGCGGCTACTGTCTCGACACATGATTCTTCTTCATTAATAGAATGGTGGCACAATGAAGCCGGAACTATAGACGGATTACTATTTGAAAGACTTCTAAAGAATAAGGGTTTTGACACTGAGCAAATTAATGAGGTTAAAGTCAAATTGTTCGACCTTGAGAATTCTAATTATAACAGGTTATACTGGAAACAAGAAATTAAAACAAGAGAAAAGTTTTTAGATATTTTAGGTTTGAAAACAGAAAATAACTGGGATTTAGTGATACTTTATGATGAGAGCTACGGAGAAAAGGAAAAATTTGTTAAAAGAGTTTTCAGCAGTGAAAAGGAAATGAATTTTTTCAGAGAAAACGGAAAGGTAACAACAGATTTCATAAGGAAAATTCTTAATTTCGTTTGCGGAACAGATTCAATATTCTGTATTCATTTACTGCAGGAGTACTTATGCCTTGATGAGAATTTTTTAAGAATAGCCGAAGAAAGGTCAATCAGGATTAACTTTCCGGGTGTTGTGAATGACGAGAACTGGACAGCGGTGCTACCTTTTAAACTTGAGAAAATATGTAGATTAAATATTAACAAAGAGATATACGAAATGAACTCTAAATTCGACAGAGTTTAA
- a CDS encoding DUF3536 domain-containing protein, with translation MKLHLCIHGHFYQPPRENPWTNLIEQQPSAAPFHNWNERIFQECYKPNSEAVIVDDTGKVLRSVNNYEYLNFNFGPTLLNWIEEEHKNTYDRIIEADKKSISEHNGHGNAIAQVYNHIIMPLANKRDKTTQVRWGVKDFEYRFGRKPEGIWLSETACNNATMEVLIEEGIRFTILDPSQAEKIRKIGTSNWEEVIGGRINTKIPYRFFSKRQFGYIDIFFYDGALSKGLAFDDVVYDSKRLMEKIDSAKISNFKEDQLISMAVDGETFGHHKHFTERTIAFLLTEYAEANGYKVVNYGEYLSLHEPEYEVTLNEGNRGEGTSWSCVHGVARWKKNCGCHTGGHDGWNQRWRRHLRNAFNHLNSKLGILYELEGKKYFKNVWNARNDYINIILKGDRKGFFAEHAIKKLSKADTDKAIKLLEMQRYSMLMFTSCGWFFSDISGIESKKVLEYSKRAIELGESISGISLHDEFLDELEKAKSNIPEFKNGKEIYLKIGTEKNDRL, from the coding sequence ATGAAATTACATTTATGCATACACGGACATTTTTACCAGCCTCCTAGAGAAAATCCATGGACGAACTTGATTGAGCAGCAGCCATCGGCGGCTCCATTTCACAACTGGAACGAAAGGATATTTCAGGAATGCTATAAACCAAATTCAGAGGCTGTGATAGTTGACGACACGGGAAAAGTTTTAAGAAGTGTAAATAATTACGAATATCTCAACTTTAATTTCGGACCTACACTACTTAACTGGATTGAAGAAGAGCACAAAAACACATACGACAGAATAATAGAAGCTGACAAGAAGAGCATTTCAGAACACAACGGTCACGGTAATGCTATAGCACAGGTTTACAACCATATAATAATGCCTCTTGCAAACAAAAGAGACAAGACAACGCAGGTCAGATGGGGTGTTAAGGATTTTGAATACAGATTCGGCAGAAAACCCGAAGGAATATGGCTATCGGAGACGGCGTGCAACAATGCGACAATGGAAGTACTTATTGAAGAAGGGATAAGGTTTACAATACTTGATCCGTCACAGGCAGAAAAGATAAGGAAGATAGGGACGTCAAACTGGGAAGAAGTAATCGGGGGCAGAATCAACACTAAAATTCCGTACAGATTTTTTTCTAAGAGACAATTCGGTTATATAGATATATTTTTCTATGACGGGGCGCTTTCTAAAGGTCTTGCGTTTGATGATGTAGTATATGATTCGAAAAGATTAATGGAAAAAATTGATTCAGCAAAGATTAGCAATTTCAAAGAAGACCAGCTTATATCGATGGCAGTTGACGGGGAGACATTCGGACATCACAAACATTTTACAGAAAGAACGATAGCGTTTTTGCTCACAGAGTATGCCGAAGCAAACGGATACAAAGTAGTAAACTATGGTGAGTATCTATCGCTGCACGAACCTGAGTACGAAGTAACATTAAACGAAGGAAACAGAGGTGAGGGTACTTCATGGAGCTGCGTACACGGTGTTGCGAGATGGAAGAAGAACTGCGGATGTCACACAGGCGGGCATGACGGCTGGAATCAAAGATGGAGAAGGCATTTAAGAAATGCATTCAACCATCTTAACAGCAAACTGGGAATACTGTATGAATTAGAAGGAAAGAAATATTTTAAGAATGTCTGGAATGCACGAAACGATTACATTAACATTATATTAAAAGGGGATAGAAAAGGATTTTTTGCAGAACATGCGATTAAGAAATTAAGCAAAGCTGATACAGATAAAGCGATTAAACTGCTTGAGATGCAAAGATATTCAATGCTTATGTTTACGAGCTGCGGATGGTTTTTTTCTGATATATCAGGTATAGAATCTAAAAAAGTTCTGGAATATTCAAAGCGAGCAATAGAGCTTGGAGAAAGTATTTCCGGAATTTCTTTACACGATGAATTTCTCGATGAGCTCGAAAAAGCTAAGAGCAACATACCTGAATTCAAGAACGGAAAAGAAATATATTTGAAAATTGGAACAGAGAAAAATGATAGATTATAG